From the Leptolyngbya sp. O-77 genome, one window contains:
- a CDS encoding ATP-binding protein, with translation MRRGKDQCSILNRQVFSNWSRLPVSYRGAAIAAIPATCLAIALGSWVWSINMLSGTRKQIEATRDVIAATDNVLIDLLNAETGVRGYGITRNTSYLAPYERAKASLDESLNRLEVSYQYGVSEAERDRRSQEVAQLKQLVDRSVGLLDDKVNVLINQSDVPITDPLFVNLLDEGKGTVDATRAFVVQLQKREQSRLDAYTIKRSRLLDTTSTIIGLTAGLSLMASTAAVYLFRQLDRDLRSREQLLQESRQLLQAIVGNVVDGVVTLDEHDEIEIFNTAAEQLFGYRAEEVEGQPLDVLLAPPELPASEAVSPETTSPEAVISGTTSPETASPEAASPETANNTLSLIQPGQPHRVIGRRQDGSHFPLEISISEIQFENRRIAIIRDITQFLETEAKLKARADELDRLTHDLAETNEMLEDRNRELEQFAYVASHDLKAPLRAIANLSEWIEEDLSGQLPPENQQQLHLLRGRVHRMEALINGLLEYSRVGRVESPVERVSLSVLLDEVIDSIDPPDTFTITIPPDLPTLITKRLPLRQVFANLISNAVKHHDRTDGQVRIGVRDLGDRYEFSVADDGPGIAPEYHRKIFMIFQTLQARDVKESTGVGLSIVKRIVETEGGTIRLDSEEGAGTTFYFTWNK, from the coding sequence ATGAGGCGTGGTAAGGATCAGTGTTCCATCTTGAATCGGCAGGTGTTTAGCAACTGGTCGAGGCTGCCAGTTTCTTACCGAGGGGCCGCGATCGCCGCGATTCCGGCAACCTGTCTGGCGATCGCCCTTGGGTCTTGGGTTTGGTCGATCAACATGTTAAGCGGCACTCGGAAACAGATCGAGGCAACGCGGGACGTGATTGCCGCCACCGACAATGTGCTGATTGACCTGCTCAATGCGGAAACAGGTGTCCGGGGCTACGGAATTACGCGCAACACCAGCTACCTTGCTCCCTACGAACGCGCCAAAGCAAGCCTAGATGAGAGCCTGAATCGGCTGGAAGTGAGCTATCAATACGGGGTTTCTGAGGCGGAGCGCGATCGCCGCAGTCAAGAAGTGGCTCAGCTAAAGCAACTGGTAGACCGGAGTGTGGGGCTGTTGGATGACAAGGTTAATGTGCTGATCAATCAGTCCGATGTCCCGATCACTGACCCTTTATTCGTTAACCTGCTAGACGAGGGCAAAGGTACGGTCGATGCGACGCGGGCATTTGTCGTCCAGTTGCAAAAGCGAGAGCAGTCTCGGTTGGATGCCTACACGATTAAGCGTTCTCGATTGCTAGACACCACCTCAACCATCATTGGGCTGACGGCGGGGCTGAGCCTGATGGCTTCTACGGCTGCGGTGTACCTGTTTCGCCAGCTCGACCGCGACCTGCGGAGTCGAGAACAACTGCTACAAGAGAGCAGACAACTGCTTCAGGCGATCGTGGGCAATGTGGTGGATGGCGTGGTGACGCTGGACGAACACGACGAAATCGAGATTTTCAACACTGCTGCGGAACAACTGTTTGGCTATCGGGCTGAAGAGGTGGAGGGACAACCGCTAGATGTGCTGCTAGCTCCGCCAGAGTTGCCCGCGTCCGAAGCTGTCAGCCCTGAGACGACCAGCCCTGAGGCGGTTATATCTGGGACGACCAGCCCTGAGACGGCCAGCCCCGAAGCCGCCAGCCCCGAAACTGCGAATAACACCCTCTCGCTAATTCAGCCAGGACAGCCCCATCGAGTGATCGGGCGGCGACAAGATGGCTCTCATTTTCCGTTGGAGATTTCCATCAGCGAGATTCAGTTTGAGAATCGGCGGATTGCGATTATTCGGGACATCACTCAGTTTTTGGAAACGGAAGCCAAGCTTAAGGCGCGGGCAGATGAGCTAGATCGTCTGACGCATGACCTCGCAGAGACGAACGAAATGCTGGAAGATCGCAACCGCGAGCTGGAACAGTTCGCCTATGTTGCATCCCACGATTTGAAGGCTCCGCTGCGGGCGATCGCCAACCTCTCAGAGTGGATCGAGGAAGACCTGTCGGGACAACTGCCCCCAGAAAACCAGCAGCAGCTTCACCTGCTACGGGGGCGCGTGCATCGTATGGAAGCGCTGATCAACGGGCTGCTGGAATATTCCCGCGTTGGGCGTGTGGAGTCTCCGGTGGAGCGAGTGTCCTTGTCGGTGCTGCTTGACGAGGTTATTGATTCTATCGACCCACCCGACACGTTCACCATTACGATCCCGCCCGACCTGCCGACCTTGATTACCAAGCGGCTGCCCCTGCGACAGGTCTTTGCCAACCTGATTAGCAACGCGGTCAAGCATCACGACCGGACGGATGGGCAAGTGCGAATCGGGGTCAGAGATTTGGGCGATCGCTACGAGTTTTCGGTAGCCGACGACGGTCCAGGCATTGCGCCGGAATATCACCGCAAGATTTTCATGATTTTTCAAACGCTCCAGGCCCGCGATGTGAAGGAAAGTACGGGCGTGGGGCTTTCTATCGTAAAGCGCATCGTAGAAACAGAAGGAGGGACGATTCGCCTAGATTCGGAAGAGGGCGCAGGCACGACCTTTTACTTTACCTGGAATAAATAG
- a CDS encoding response regulator: protein MQVQERVINILLVEDDEVDVMNVRRAFKKNNITNPLYVATNGIEALSMLRSEGGNPAIVPPTRRLILLDLNMPKMSGIEFLHELRTDPELRKTPVIVLTTSNQDKDRVEAYNLNVAGYILKPVTFTNFAETMATLNRYWMLCELP, encoded by the coding sequence ATGCAAGTTCAAGAGCGTGTGATTAACATTCTCCTCGTAGAAGATGACGAAGTGGATGTCATGAACGTCCGTCGAGCGTTCAAGAAAAACAACATCACCAACCCACTGTACGTTGCAACGAACGGAATCGAAGCCCTTTCAATGCTGCGAAGCGAGGGTGGCAATCCAGCCATCGTGCCGCCGACTCGTCGGCTTATTTTGCTGGATCTAAATATGCCCAAAATGAGCGGGATTGAGTTTTTGCATGAGCTAAGAACCGATCCGGAATTGAGAAAAACGCCAGTCATCGTGCTGACGACTTCCAACCAGGATAAGGATCGAGTTGAAGCTTACAATCTGAACGTGGCGGGTTATATTTTGAAGCCCGTTACGTTCACAAACTTTGCTGAAACAATGGCCACGCTCAATCGCTATTGGATGCTGTGCGAGTTGCCCTAA
- a CDS encoding N-acetylmannosamine-6-phosphate 2-epimerase, whose amino-acid sequence MFGVSVIEALRGGLVVSCQAPVDSPLHEPSVIAAIALASQNQGAVGVRIDTPAHVAAVRQRVQVPIIGLWKRQFDGCDVYITPQFQHAAAIAQAGADIIAIDATLRPRPDGESVASLIQKIHADLGKPVMADVDTLESAIAAAAAGADLVGTTLYGYTAETRHLKPPGFDLLSQLCETLSIPTICEGGIASPAMARKALDLGAFSVVVGTAITGIDLQVKAYCEGLRRDRAAEC is encoded by the coding sequence ATGTTTGGAGTTTCGGTGATAGAAGCGCTGCGGGGAGGACTGGTGGTGTCGTGTCAGGCTCCAGTGGATTCGCCGCTGCATGAGCCAAGCGTGATTGCGGCGATCGCCCTTGCGTCACAAAACCAGGGAGCCGTCGGGGTTCGCATCGACACACCCGCCCATGTTGCCGCTGTGCGCCAGCGGGTGCAGGTTCCTATTATCGGGCTGTGGAAGCGTCAATTTGACGGCTGCGACGTGTACATTACACCGCAGTTTCAGCACGCCGCTGCGATCGCCCAGGCAGGAGCCGACATCATTGCCATTGATGCCACGCTGCGTCCCCGTCCCGACGGAGAATCGGTTGCAAGCCTGATCCAGAAAATTCATGCCGACCTGGGCAAGCCTGTGATGGCGGATGTGGATACGCTGGAAAGCGCGATCGCCGCCGCCGCCGCCGGAGCCGATCTGGTGGGCACAACGCTCTACGGCTACACGGCCGAGACGCGCCACCTAAAGCCACCGGGCTTTGATCTGCTCAGCCAACTGTGCGAGACGCTATCGATCCCCACTATCTGCGAAGGCGGCATCGCCTCCCCCGCTATGGCTCGAAAAGCCCTCGACCTCGGCGCGTTTTCGGTCGTCGTGGGCACGGCAATTACTGGCATTGATTTGCAGGTCAAAGCCTATTGTGAGGGGCTGAGGCGGGATAGAGCAGCAGAGTGCTGA
- the pyk gene encoding pyruvate kinase, translated as MPPHQHLRRTKIVATIGPATSSPEVLRSLIEAGATTLRLNFSHGTHEDHQRNIRTIRQVSFELNQPVGILQDLQGPKIRLGKFEQGPITLKKGDPYILTSRPLLGTQDISSVTYEPLAEEVPVGATILLDDGRVEMRVEAVDLDQRELHCRVVVGGVLSNNKGVNFPGVYLSIKALTDKDKTDLMFGLDQGVDWIALSFVRNPQDILEIKEIISSAGKDVPVIAKIEKHEAIEQMESVLSLCDGVMVARGDLGVELPAEEVPILQKRLIATANRFGIPVITATQMLDSMVSNPRATRAEISDVANAILDGTDAVMLSNETAVGKFPVEAVETMARIAVQIEQNLAIARNVDSNSGGHSIPNAISQAVGRIAEQLQAAAIMTLTKTGATARNVSKYRPSTPILAVTPHVDVARQLQLVWGVRPLLVLNLPSTGQTFQAALNVAQEKNFLKEGDLVVMTAGTLQGVSGSTDLIKVEVVTAVLGRGIGIGQGLISGRARVARSSKEVSNFNSGEILVVPNTGAEYLDAIRKAAGIVTEDDSLTGHASVIGLRLGIPVIVGVKDAAQVIRDGTLLTLDIQRGLVYSGSLNGQADPGL; from the coding sequence ATGCCACCGCATCAACACCTGCGTCGTACTAAAATTGTCGCCACGATTGGCCCTGCCACCAGCAGCCCTGAAGTTCTACGCAGCTTGATTGAAGCGGGAGCCACTACGCTGCGTCTGAACTTTTCTCACGGCACCCACGAAGACCACCAGCGCAACATCCGCACCATCCGCCAGGTGTCGTTTGAACTTAACCAGCCTGTAGGGATTTTGCAAGATTTGCAGGGCCCCAAGATTCGGCTGGGAAAATTTGAGCAGGGCCCCATCACGCTCAAAAAGGGTGATCCCTACATTCTCACCAGCCGCCCCCTCCTTGGCACGCAGGATATTAGCTCCGTGACCTACGAGCCACTGGCGGAAGAAGTGCCTGTCGGCGCGACGATTTTGCTGGACGATGGGCGGGTCGAAATGCGGGTGGAGGCGGTAGACCTCGACCAGCGCGAGCTACACTGCCGCGTGGTGGTGGGCGGCGTGCTGTCTAACAACAAGGGCGTGAATTTCCCTGGTGTATATCTGTCGATCAAAGCACTGACCGACAAAGACAAGACTGACCTGATGTTTGGGCTAGACCAGGGCGTGGATTGGATTGCCCTCAGCTTTGTCCGCAATCCGCAGGACATTCTGGAAATCAAAGAAATTATTTCCAGCGCTGGCAAAGACGTGCCTGTGATCGCCAAGATCGAAAAGCACGAGGCGATCGAGCAGATGGAGTCTGTGCTGTCGCTTTGTGATGGCGTGATGGTGGCGCGGGGCGACCTGGGTGTAGAACTGCCCGCAGAAGAAGTCCCCATTTTGCAAAAGCGGCTGATCGCTACGGCGAATCGTTTCGGGATTCCCGTGATCACCGCTACCCAAATGCTCGACAGCATGGTGAGCAATCCCCGTGCGACCCGCGCCGAAATCTCGGATGTGGCGAATGCGATTTTGGACGGCACGGACGCGGTGATGCTGTCCAACGAAACGGCGGTGGGCAAGTTTCCGGTAGAGGCCGTCGAGACAATGGCGCGGATTGCGGTGCAGATTGAGCAAAATCTGGCGATCGCCCGCAACGTAGACAGCAACTCCGGCGGGCACTCCATCCCCAACGCCATCAGCCAGGCGGTCGGGCGCATTGCTGAACAACTCCAGGCCGCCGCCATCATGACCCTGACAAAAACGGGAGCCACCGCCCGCAACGTGTCAAAATATCGCCCTAGCACGCCCATTCTGGCCGTCACGCCCCACGTCGATGTGGCGCGGCAGTTGCAATTAGTCTGGGGCGTGCGCCCGCTGCTGGTGCTAAACCTGCCCTCGACGGGGCAAACTTTCCAGGCTGCGCTCAACGTCGCCCAAGAAAAAAACTTTCTCAAAGAAGGTGATCTCGTCGTCATGACAGCGGGCACCCTACAGGGAGTGTCTGGGTCTACCGACCTGATTAAGGTCGAAGTCGTGACGGCTGTGCTGGGGCGCGGCATCGGTATTGGGCAAGGGCTGATCAGCGGCCGCGCCCGTGTTGCCCGCAGTAGCAAGGAAGTGAGCAACTTCAACTCTGGCGAAATCCTGGTCGTGCCCAACACTGGAGCCGAATATCTCGATGCCATCCGCAAAGCCGCTGGCATTGTGACTGAAGACGACAGTCTCACGGGCCATGCCTCCGTGATCGGCCTCCGCCTGGGCATTCCCGTCATCGTCGGTGTCAAAGATGCGGCTCAGGTCATCCGCGACGGCACGTTGCTGACCCTGGATATCCAGCGCGGTCTGGTCTATTCCGGCTCATTGAACGGGCAGGCTGATCCAGGGCTGTAG
- a CDS encoding response regulator: MALEQDNMQTDTATEISVTLIEDHDLTRVGLRAALQRQAGIRVLGEAANAASGLQMLQDARPDVAIVDIGLPDMDGIELTRKFREQQSGLEDGRKTKVLILTMHDSEESVLAAFAAGADSYCMKDISIDKLAEALHATHGGNSWIDPTIAGIVLRQMRQAVPDNMGVETKTVTISAVKPEVEQLLENSPLTERELEILELIVAGYSNAAIAEQLFITVGTVKTHVRNILNKLCADDRTQAAVLALRSGLIS; encoded by the coding sequence ATGGCACTAGAGCAAGACAATATGCAAACCGATACAGCGACCGAAATTAGTGTGACGCTAATCGAAGACCACGACCTCACCCGTGTCGGCTTGCGGGCGGCGCTCCAGCGGCAAGCCGGGATTCGGGTCTTGGGCGAGGCGGCAAATGCGGCCAGCGGGCTGCAAATGCTGCAAGATGCTCGGCCAGACGTGGCCATTGTCGATATTGGCCTGCCCGATATGGATGGTATCGAGCTAACGCGCAAGTTTCGTGAGCAGCAGAGCGGGCTGGAAGACGGGCGCAAGACGAAGGTGCTGATTCTCACCATGCACGATAGCGAAGAGTCGGTGCTGGCAGCATTTGCAGCGGGAGCCGATTCCTACTGCATGAAGGACATTAGCATCGACAAGCTGGCAGAAGCGCTGCACGCAACCCACGGCGGCAATTCCTGGATCGACCCAACCATTGCGGGCATTGTATTGCGCCAGATGCGGCAAGCCGTTCCTGACAATATGGGTGTGGAAACCAAGACGGTCACGATTAGCGCCGTAAAGCCTGAAGTGGAGCAACTGCTGGAAAATTCTCCACTCACCGAGCGGGAACTGGAAATTCTGGAGCTAATTGTGGCGGGCTACAGCAATGCGGCGATCGCCGAGCAGTTGTTCATCACGGTGGGCACGGTCAAAACCCACGTCCGCAACATTCTCAATAAGCTCTGTGCGGATGACCGCACCCAGGCGGCGGTGCTGGCGCTGCGCTCTGGGCTGATTAGCTAG
- a CDS encoding hybrid sensor histidine kinase/response regulator, protein MSLNAATDALRQGSLPDAPLSLLVVDDDEIDRMAVRRSLRNAGINMILTEAGDYAAAIAALQERTYDCVFLDYRLPDRDGLAVVQDVRGRGDKTPLIVLTGQGDEEIAVELMKAGASDYLPKSKVSPEVLARILRNALRIHQAEQEAELAKRQREQLARQREDFVSRLTHDLRTPLVAADRMLKLFQQDAFGSITPEMNDAIAIMIRSNQNLLQMVNTLLEVYRHDAGEKTMLFDPCRLPEILREVCQELMPWAQDKQLALEMVDSTEGSGVVMGDRLELRRLFTNLLGNAIKFTDRGSVTVRLSRVVANADASAANGEAPRRVLVEVQDTGPGIPPDDQSILFERYRQGNHKRAGSGLGLYLSRRIVEAHGGAIAVRSTLGQGSVFSVWLPEKR, encoded by the coding sequence ATGTCTTTGAATGCTGCAACGGATGCGCTACGGCAGGGCAGTCTCCCGGATGCCCCATTGTCTTTGCTCGTGGTGGATGACGACGAGATTGACCGGATGGCCGTGCGGCGATCGCTCCGAAACGCGGGCATCAACATGATCCTAACCGAGGCGGGGGACTATGCAGCGGCGATCGCCGCACTCCAGGAGCGCACCTATGACTGCGTGTTTTTGGACTATCGCCTACCCGATCGGGATGGGCTGGCGGTGGTGCAGGACGTGCGGGGGCGGGGCGACAAAACGCCGCTGATCGTGCTGACGGGGCAGGGCGATGAGGAAATTGCCGTGGAACTCATGAAGGCTGGCGCGTCAGACTACCTGCCCAAGTCGAAAGTGTCACCAGAGGTGCTGGCGCGTATTCTCCGCAACGCCCTCCGAATTCATCAGGCAGAGCAGGAAGCCGAGTTGGCCAAGCGTCAGCGAGAACAGCTTGCCCGCCAGCGGGAGGACTTTGTTTCGCGCTTGACCCACGATTTGCGAACGCCGCTGGTGGCTGCCGACCGAATGCTGAAGCTCTTTCAGCAGGATGCCTTTGGTTCGATTACGCCAGAAATGAACGACGCGATCGCCATTATGATCCGCAGCAACCAAAACCTACTGCAAATGGTCAACACGCTGCTGGAGGTCTATCGCCACGACGCGGGCGAGAAGACCATGCTGTTTGACCCATGCCGCCTGCCGGAGATCTTGCGCGAGGTGTGTCAAGAACTGATGCCCTGGGCACAGGATAAGCAGCTTGCCCTGGAGATGGTGGATAGCACAGAGGGCAGTGGGGTGGTGATGGGCGATCGCCTAGAACTGCGCCGCCTGTTTACGAACCTGCTCGGCAACGCCATTAAGTTCACCGACAGGGGATCGGTGACCGTGCGTCTCAGCCGGGTCGTTGCCAATGCAGACGCCTCTGCCGCCAACGGCGAGGCCCCCCGCCGGGTTTTGGTGGAGGTGCAAGACACAGGGCCCGGCATTCCGCCTGATGACCAGAGCATTCTGTTTGAGCGTTATCGCCAGGGCAACCACAAGCGGGCAGGCAGCGGGCTAGGGCTGTACCTGTCGCGGCGAATTGTGGAAGCGCATGGCGGGGCGATCGCCGTCCGCTCGACGCTGGGGCAGGGGAGCGTCTTCAGCGTGTGGCTGCCAGAGAAACGGTGA
- a CDS encoding DUF4336 domain-containing protein, whose translation MDDSTLNGCGSRQPAPASGLPQRVFFEDSSENSSDWRWPFWPLVPLYPYGNRRTLRTEIVKDTVWTFDQVQGIFYVVVPIRMTVVRLVAGGLLVYAPIAPTGECVRLLRELEAQHGPVKYIILPTVSGIEHKVFVGPFARQFRAAQVFVAPHQWSFPLNLPLSWLGLPLGRTQPLPKTPQDAPFADEFDYAVLGPIHLGVGPFEEVAFFHRRSHSLLLTDSIVSIPAEPPPVVQLDPFPLLFHARDRASEVPEDTPANRLKGWRRIALFAFYFSPGALEVPPWGEVFAEATQVGDRSRRNYFGLYPFRWKPGWEQSFDALRQDGRLLVAPILQKLILNRAPQETLDWAARVAGWDFHRILPCHLDAPLLADSRQFRRAFTFLEKPLPAAGTPSAALPEADLELLNRLDNGFSRRGILPAAKEPV comes from the coding sequence GTGGATGATTCCACTCTGAATGGATGCGGCAGCCGGCAGCCAGCACCGGCCTCGGGCCTGCCGCAGCGCGTATTTTTTGAAGATTCGTCTGAAAATTCGTCAGACTGGCGCTGGCCCTTCTGGCCCCTCGTGCCGCTGTATCCCTACGGCAATCGGCGCACCCTGCGAACTGAGATTGTGAAAGATACAGTCTGGACGTTTGACCAAGTCCAGGGCATTTTTTATGTGGTGGTGCCGATTCGGATGACGGTGGTGCGACTGGTCGCGGGCGGGCTGCTGGTCTACGCGCCGATCGCCCCCACTGGAGAATGTGTGCGTCTGCTGCGGGAGCTAGAAGCACAACACGGCCCAGTGAAGTACATCATTCTGCCCACGGTATCGGGCATCGAGCATAAGGTGTTTGTCGGGCCGTTTGCGCGGCAGTTCCGCGCGGCCCAGGTGTTTGTCGCGCCACATCAGTGGAGCTTTCCGCTCAATCTGCCGCTGAGCTGGCTTGGCTTGCCGCTGGGCCGGACACAGCCCTTGCCCAAGACTCCACAAGATGCGCCCTTTGCCGATGAGTTTGACTATGCCGTGCTGGGGCCGATTCATCTGGGCGTTGGCCCGTTTGAGGAGGTGGCGTTTTTTCATCGGCGATCGCACTCCCTCCTGCTCACCGATTCCATTGTCTCAATTCCCGCTGAGCCGCCGCCTGTGGTGCAGCTTGACCCATTTCCGCTGCTGTTCCATGCCCGCGATCGCGCTTCGGAAGTTCCCGAAGACACACCCGCCAACCGCCTCAAGGGCTGGCGGCGAATTGCGCTATTTGCCTTTTACTTTAGCCCCGGAGCGCTGGAGGTGCCGCCGTGGGGTGAGGTGTTTGCAGAGGCAACCCAGGTGGGCGATCGCTCTCGGCGCAACTATTTCGGCCTCTATCCGTTTCGCTGGAAACCCGGCTGGGAACAGTCCTTTGATGCCTTGCGCCAAGACGGACGGCTACTCGTCGCCCCCATTCTGCAAAAGCTCATCCTCAACCGTGCCCCCCAGGAAACCCTGGATTGGGCAGCCAGAGTTGCAGGCTGGGACTTTCACCGCATTCTGCCCTGCCATCTAGACGCGCCGCTACTGGCAGACTCGCGCCAGTTTCGCCGTGCCTTTACCTTCCTAGAAAAGCCGCTCCCAGCAGCGGGCACGCCATCGGCTGCCCTGCCCGAAGCGGATTTGGAGCTTCTGAACCGCCTGGATAATGGATTCAGCCGCCGGGGTATCTTGCCTGCTGCCAAGGAACCCGTTTGA
- a CDS encoding dienelactone hydrolase family protein, which produces MSPNASNSRLPLGIRRRDLLLGTLAAGFAVAVRPISAETITTSDAGLTAGFVSVPAGDRDIPAYRAMPSTGTGFPVVLVVQEIFGIHAYIQDVCRRLAQLGYLAIAPSLFERQGDVTQLPNIDAIRPIVAQVPDAQVMSDLDATAAWAATAGGDSTRLGITGFCWGGRITWLYAAHNPQLKAGVAWYGRLVGTPTELQPQFPVDVAADIKAPVLGLYGEKDDGIPLDSVEQMKSALKAANAPSEIIIYPEAPHGFHADYRPTYRPEAAADGWQRMQDWFRQHGVI; this is translated from the coding sequence ATGTCCCCTAACGCCTCCAACTCTCGTCTGCCGCTGGGCATTCGTCGTCGCGACCTGCTGCTAGGCACTTTGGCGGCGGGCTTCGCGGTGGCCGTGCGCCCCATCTCGGCTGAAACCATTACCACCAGCGATGCGGGTCTGACGGCTGGGTTTGTCTCGGTTCCCGCGGGCGATCGCGACATTCCCGCCTATCGAGCCATGCCCAGCACGGGCACGGGCTTTCCCGTTGTGCTGGTGGTGCAAGAGATTTTTGGCATCCATGCCTACATTCAGGACGTATGCCGTCGGCTGGCGCAACTGGGCTATTTGGCGATCGCCCCCAGTCTGTTCGAGCGCCAGGGCGACGTAACGCAGCTTCCCAATATCGACGCGATTCGGCCCATCGTGGCCCAGGTGCCCGATGCTCAGGTCATGTCCGACCTGGATGCGACCGCCGCCTGGGCAGCCACCGCAGGGGGCGACTCGACCCGACTGGGCATTACGGGCTTTTGCTGGGGCGGGCGCATTACCTGGCTCTACGCCGCTCACAATCCCCAACTCAAGGCGGGCGTTGCCTGGTATGGTCGTTTGGTGGGCACGCCGACCGAGCTACAGCCGCAATTCCCGGTGGATGTGGCAGCAGACATCAAGGCTCCTGTGTTAGGACTGTACGGCGAAAAGGACGACGGCATTCCCCTGGACAGCGTGGAGCAAATGAAGTCTGCACTCAAGGCCGCCAACGCGCCCAGCGAAATTATCATCTATCCCGAAGCGCCCCACGGCTTCCATGCCGACTATCGCCCCACCTATCGCCCCGAAGCCGCCGCCGATGGCTGGCAGCGAATGCAGGACTGGTTTAGGCAGCATGGGGTCATCTAG
- a CDS encoding HlyD family type I secretion periplasmic adaptor subunit — translation MIQPISPAQARQARQQFATPEDYLSYELGKAVQELPPLYTRLLAGTLSALVLGAIAWAHFSKVDEVATAQGALIPAQQIRPIQALQGGKIENILVKEGDRVERGDVLLEQSTEVSQAEIDRLREAATLIRQDIARLEAERTGQAQTGVALQDQLLAARRREFEGRRAAAEAEAQGQQAAIAEARARLARLQENLSSARASLANAEERERSLRPLVEPGTGAVPRFDYLEAKDRLTQAQDQIASLQQEIVAQTQAIRRAEEAYRSARQTADRLSSERQSEILAQLNQRREELSTIEGQLAQATRAQEQDTIRAPVTGTVYNLQVTLAEGTVQPGKELMSILPEDSELLLEVQILNRDIGFIAPGMRAKVKLATFPYQEFGTIEGEVVQISPNATIDQELGPVFPATIRLSRTQVAVYGQLVDLTPGMAGVAEIVTRQRTILTFLIEPITRRFDEAFQTR, via the coding sequence ATGATTCAGCCTATCTCTCCTGCCCAGGCCCGACAGGCACGGCAACAGTTTGCCACGCCGGAAGATTACCTGTCCTATGAGTTGGGGAAGGCAGTGCAGGAGTTGCCGCCGCTATATACCCGGCTGCTGGCGGGAACGCTGTCGGCGCTGGTGTTGGGGGCGATCGCCTGGGCCCATTTCAGCAAAGTAGATGAGGTGGCGACGGCGCAGGGGGCGCTGATCCCCGCACAACAAATTCGCCCAATTCAGGCGCTCCAGGGCGGCAAGATTGAGAACATTCTGGTGAAGGAGGGCGATCGCGTCGAGCGGGGCGACGTGCTGCTGGAGCAATCGACCGAGGTGAGCCAGGCCGAAATTGACCGCCTGCGGGAAGCCGCGACGCTCATCCGCCAGGACATTGCCCGACTGGAGGCCGAGCGCACGGGGCAAGCGCAAACGGGGGTCGCCCTGCAAGACCAACTGCTGGCCGCGCGGCGGCGCGAGTTTGAGGGACGGCGAGCAGCGGCCGAGGCCGAGGCGCAGGGACAACAGGCGGCGATCGCCGAAGCTCGGGCCCGCCTAGCCCGATTGCAAGAAAACCTGAGCAGCGCCCGCGCCAGCTTGGCCAATGCTGAAGAACGAGAGCGCAGCCTGCGGCCGCTGGTGGAACCTGGCACTGGAGCCGTGCCCCGGTTTGACTATTTGGAGGCGAAGGATCGGCTAACCCAGGCGCAAGATCAAATCGCCTCACTCCAGCAAGAAATCGTGGCTCAGACCCAGGCCATCCGGCGGGCGGAAGAAGCTTACCGCAGTGCCCGTCAAACCGCTGATCGCCTCAGTTCTGAACGCCAGAGTGAGATTCTGGCGCAACTCAACCAGCGGCGCGAGGAGTTGTCTACGATCGAAGGACAGCTTGCCCAGGCGACCCGCGCCCAGGAGCAAGACACGATCCGCGCCCCTGTGACGGGCACTGTTTACAATCTCCAGGTAACGCTGGCGGAAGGCACTGTGCAGCCAGGTAAAGAACTGATGTCCATCCTGCCGGAGGATAGCGAACTGCTGCTAGAGGTGCAAATTCTCAACCGCGATATCGGCTTTATTGCGCCAGGAATGCGGGCTAAGGTAAAACTGGCCACCTTCCCGTATCAGGAATTTGGCACGATTGAGGGGGAAGTGGTGCAGATTAGCCCCAACGCCACCATCGACCAGGAGCTTGGCCCGGTGTTCCCAGCGACGATTCGCCTGAGCCGGACTCAGGTGGCCGTGTATGGACAACTGGTAGACCTGACCCCAGGCATGGCGGGCGTAGCGGAAATCGTGACCCGCCAGCGGACGATTCTCACCTTCTTGATTGAGCCGATTACGCGCCGGTTTGATGAGGCATTTCAAACACGGTAG